From a single Ursus arctos isolate Adak ecotype North America unplaced genomic scaffold, UrsArc2.0 scaffold_34, whole genome shotgun sequence genomic region:
- the LOC123000100 gene encoding zinc finger protein 26 isoform X7 codes for MEFTWEEWQLLDSTQKYLYRDVILENYSHLVSVGYHGTKPDLIFKLEQGEEPWIINAKVSRQSYPEGWKEWYQKNQDEFENVERSYACGAFGRRHISRSHVPSRRRIHKYNTHGKSLTQNSGSAKSCLRKNPDKFHEYEESYFLKHQRAHSAEKNCVCNECGKAFRCKSQLIVHLRIHTGERPYECTKCERAFSAKSNLNAHQRVHTGEKPYSCGECGKVFSFRSQLIVHQEIHTGGKPYGCSECGKAYSWKSQLLLHQRSHTGVKPYECGECGKAFSLKSPFVVHQRTHTGVKPHKCSECGKAFRSKSYLLVHIRMHTGEKPYQCGDCGKAFSMKTQLVVHQGIHTGNNPYQCSECGKAFGRKEQLTAHLRAHAGEKPYGCSECGKAFSSKSYLVIHRRTHTGERPYECSFCERAFCGKSQLIIHQRTHSTEKPYECSECEKAYPRKASLQIHQKTHSGEKPFKCGECGKAFTQKSSLSEHQRVHTGEKPWKCSECGKSFCWNSGLRIHRKTHK; via the exons ATGGAGTTCACCTGGGAAGAGTGGCAGTTACTGGACTCAACGCAGAAGTACCTGTACAGGGATGTGATACTGGAGAACTATAGCCACCTGGTGTCTGTGG GGTATCATGGTACCAAACCTGATTTAATCTTCAAGTTGGAGCAAGGAGAGGAGCCATGGATAATAAATGCCAAAGTTTCCCGTCAGAGCTATCCAG aaggtTGGAAAGAATGGTACCAGAAAAATCAAGATGAGTTTGAAAATGTTGAGAGAAGTTATGCTTGTGGTGCATTTGGAAGACGTCATATAAGCAGAAGCCATGTTCCTTCAAGACGAAGAATCCATAAGTACAACACACATGGAAAAAGTCTGACACAAAACTCAGGTTCAGCCAAAAGCTGTCTGAGAAAAAATCCTGATAAATTCCACGAATATGAAGAATCCTATTTTCTTAAGCATCAGAGAGCTCATAGTGCAGAAAAAAACTGTGtgtgtaatgaatgtgggaaagcctttcgTTGTAAATCACAGCTGATTGTCCATCTCAGAATTCATACGGGAGAGAGGCCTTACGAATGCACCAAATGTGAAAGGGCGTTCAGTGCCAAGTCAAACCTTAATGCTCATCAGAGGGTCCACACGGGAGAAAAGCCCTACTCCTGTGGTGAGTGTGGGAAGGTGTTCTCCTTCAGGTCACAGCTCATCGTCCATCAGGAAATTCACACAGGGGGGAAACCTTAtggctgcagtgaatgtgggaaagcctacAGCTGGAAGTCACAGCTGCTTTTACACCAGAGAAGCCACACGGGCGTGAAACCTTACGAATGTGGggagtgtgggaaagccttcagtttGAAGTCCCCCTTCGTCGTGCACCAGAGGACTCACACAGGAGTGAAACCCCATAAATGCAgcgaatgtgggaaagcctttagaAGCAAGTCCTACCTCCTGGTTCACATCAGAATGCACACAGGGGAGAAACCCTATCAGTGTGGCGATTGTGGGAAGGCCTTCAGTATGAAGACACAGCTTGTTGTTCACCAGGGAATCCACACGGGAAATAATCCGTATCAGTGCAgcgaatgtgggaaagccttcggGAGGAAGGAACAGCTCACCGCGCACCTGAGAGCACACGCAGGCGAGAAGCCCTACGGGTGCAGTGAGTGTGGGAAGGCTTTCAGCAGCAAATCCTACCTTGTTATACACCGGAGAACGCACACAGGAGAGAGACCCTATGAATGTAGTTTCTGCGAGAGAGCCTTTTGTGGGAAATCCCAGCTCATCATACACCAGAGGACTCACTCGacagagaaaccctatgaatgcaGCGAATGTGAGAAAGCCTATCCCAGGAAGGCATCGCTCCAGATACACCAGAAAACTCACTCAGGAGAAAAACCTTTTAAGTGTGgtgaatgtgggaaggccttcactCAGAAGTCGTCCCTCAGCGAGCATCAGAGAGTTCACACAGGGGAGAAGCCGTGGAAATGCTCtgaatgtgggaaatccttcTGTTGGAACTCAGGGCTTCGAATACATCGAAAAACTCACAAGTGA